A single region of the Silene latifolia isolate original U9 population chromosome 8, ASM4854445v1, whole genome shotgun sequence genome encodes:
- the LOC141594743 gene encoding alcohol dehydrogenase-like 1: MENKGVDKTASQTAGKPIICKAAVCRGAGEPLVIEEIEVATPKTLEVRIKIICTSLCHSDLTFWNLPGGPMSAFPRIFGHEAVGEVESVGENVKDFKQGDIVVPVFMPNCEECKDCNSSKSNDCNKANKHFLGMPRDGTTRFKSINGEEIHHFVSVSSFAEYTVVDICQLVKINPQIPVDKACLLSCGVTTGVGAVWKVAQVEEGSTVAVFGLGSVGLAVVRGAKLQGASRIIGVDINPKKEELGKEFGVTDFINPKDCGDKKISEVIKELTEGGADYTFECIGLVSVMQDAFDSAREGWGKTVILGVDPQGTPLCINTLSMMTGKTVSGSLFGGIKAKSDIPVLAQRYMNKELCLDGFITHEVNLPEINEAFEHLIRGESLRCTIWMAK; this comes from the exons ATGGAGAACAAAGGAGTTGACAAAACTGCATCTCAAACCGCTGGAAAACCCATCATATGCAAAG CTGCGGTATGTAGAGGAGCAGGAGAACCATTAGTAATAGAGGAGATTGAAGTAGCAACTCCTAAAACTTTGGAAGTTCGAATCAAAATTATTTGTACTTCTCTATGTCACTCTGATCTTACCTTTTGGAACTTACCG GGAGGACCGATGTCTGCTTTTCCAAGGATCTTCGGTCACGAAGCCGTAGG GGAAGTTGAAAGTGTTGGTGAAAATGTGAAAGATTTTAAACAAGGGGACATAGTTGTACCAGTATTCATGCCCAACTGTGAAGAATGCAAAGACTGTAATTCATCAAAAAGCAATGActgcaataaagcaaataaacatTTTCTCGGTATGCCAAGAGACGGAACGACGAGGTTTAAAAGCATTAACGGCGAAGAAATCCATCATTTTGTATCGGTTTCAAGTTTTGCCGAGTATACTGTTGTGGACATCTGCCAGTTGGTCAAAATCAACCCTCAGATACCTGTTGATAAAGCTTGCTTACTCAGCTGCGGCGTTACCACAG GGGTGGGTGCTGTATGGAAGGTGGCTCAGGTGGAGGAAGGCTCTACAGTAGCGGTTTTTGGACTCGGTTCAGTTGGACTCGCG GTGGTTCGAGGCGCGAAGCTACAAGGAGCTTCCAGAATCATTGGTGTTGACATAAACCCGAAAAAAGAAGAACTTG GGAAGGAATTCGGGGTTACAGATTTTATTAACCCGAAAGACTGTGGAGATAAGAAAATTAGTGAAGTGATTAAGGAACTGACTGAAGGAGGAGCAGATTATACTTTTGAATGCATTGGTTTAGTCTCTGTGATGCAAGATGCTTTCGATAGTGCTAGAGAG GGATGGGGAAAGACGGTTATACTAGGAGTGGATCCACAAGGCACTCCATTGTGTATAAATACATTGAGTATGATGACGGGGAAAACTGTTTCAGGCTCGCTCTTTGGCGGGATCAAAGCCAAATCTGATATACCTGTCCTGGCTCAGAGATACATGAACAAG GAATTATGTCTTGACGGATTTATTACTCATGAAGTTAACTTACCAGAAATCAATGAAGCGTTCGAACATTTGATCCGAGGAGAAAGCCTTCGATGCACCATATGGATGGCCAAGTAA